Part of the Lolium rigidum isolate FL_2022 chromosome 6, APGP_CSIRO_Lrig_0.1, whole genome shotgun sequence genome, AGATAAGCAATAGCTCTTGAACCAAGGATATCCATGTTCTCCTCGGCCCATTCCGTAGACCCTATCTGTGACATTGGAAGTTCCTACATTTTAGCACTTCTGCGAATAAACGAGAATTTGAAAACATGCCAGCAAGAACATACCAGCGCAAACTCCTCTGCATCCCAGCTGCACACGATGATTGTTCGCCTTGGCCTCCACCCTTTCTTTTCTAGCTTGGACAGCCTCTCCGCAATCTATAAACAAAATTAAGGTACCGACATTATCCTCATTTATCAAAGATGTCTTGCATTTAGAACACCTATGAGAAGCACTGTAGATTACCTCGAGCATAGCTGCAGTTCCACTGTTGGGATCAACTGCCCCAAATGTCCACGCATCACGATGGTTGCCTATGATCACATATCTGCAAAAAACACAGAGATAGATTTAACATTGTTAGCTTTGGCTTAGTTATACCACATGGCGAATCCCCCATGCTTGCTCCTATAGGTTGATTTTTGGTTGACTGCCATAGTTGATTAATTCAAGTTGACTCTCGAAATCTAGGGGACATACCTGTCAGGCTCTTCTCTTCCTTCGATTACAGCAAAGACATTTTCGATGGTCGCTAAGGTCTCATTTCCCTGCAGATCACAAGAGTAGAAATAAGTAGTGCTCAATAATGTACGCTCGACAAAATTCACCAATGACTCTAGGAACTGTAGTCCCCACTCACGATGTAGGTGAGGTTTAGCACGGCTGGGCCGGGCCCAATCCGGTACACGGGCGCGCCCTCGGCGCCCTGCCACTCCGGCGGAGCCACGCCGCCGCCCATCGCCTTCTGGATTGTCTCGCCGTCCCTTCCCGAGATCGGCAGCGCGGGGATGCCGGGCATCGCCTCGCTCCCGTCCAGCTCCTCCATGCTCAAACGCTCGCAGTCCTCCCCCGCCGCGCACGACGGCCACATCGGCGTGGTCGGGTCGCCGTTCCCGTAGTAGAGAGTCCCCACCTGTACGCCGCTCGGCGGCAGCCAGCGCGTGTCGGGGAACCACTTCCGCTTGCCCTTCGCCCCGGGGCCGCCGAAGTCCTTGGCGTCGGTGTAgatgagcgcggcggcggcgccggcggcgcgggcgtTCCGCACCATGTCCTCGCAGTGGATGTCCCCATAGCGCGCGAGCACGACCTTCCCGGCGACGTCCACGCCCTGGGAGGCGAGGTAGGCGTAGTCGCTCTTCTCGCCGTAGTTGGCGTACACGACCTCGGCGGcgacggagccggagccggagtagGCGAAGTAGGTGGGGATGAcctccgccgcggcggcggcgtagggGTCGCCGGGGTAGGTCTCCTGGACCAGGGAGAAGAAGTTGTTGGGGAGGCCGGGCCCcgcggagagggagagggagcggtGGGCGGGGTAGGAGAGGAGGACGGAGTAGGGCGTGACGCGGGTGGGGAAGGAGAGGGAGGCGAGCGCGGCGCGGACgtactcggcggcggcggcgttggcctCGGTGCCGGCGACGTGCGGGCGGAGGGTGAGCGCGCGGAGGTGCGCGGAGGCGCTGCTGTTGGAGCCGAGGGTGAGGAAGAGCGCGTGGTAGCGCGACGGCGGGGTGGGTGCCTGGAGGAGGTGGTACGAGGCGACCAAGGCCATGGCGATGACTAGGAAGGTGAGGTACCTGCGTCTCCCCATGCCGCTGCCGGCGGCGAGCGCCGGGGAGAGGAGGAGCGGCTGCTGCTGCTTGGTATGGCCAGACATGTTCAGTGTTTGCTTCACTGAAATGTTACCACAAAGTTGATTTAGTATTGATTACTATGAATCTATATGTGCCATCGTGTCAATGACTCCATCACGGCATCGCGGTAGCAACCATGTTGAACGGCAGTCCAGACAAGAGCGATTAACGTTATACTCCACCGTCTACTTTTGGCGCTTGCTATGAAATCCGCCTCACGCGAGGATCGTGCTGCTGACTCCACGAGTTATCGTGTGCCAATTATTCTATTTTTCTACTCTATCCCGATTTCGCACATTTTGTTAGAAAATAATACATGTGATCAATTGTGTATGGGAGGGATGCCTCCCAGAAGGTGTCTGTTGGGGGAAGAGGTGTCTCCCCAACACACCCCTTCAGTCTGTATATAAGTGGATCTCATTGCAATGAAACAATGCATTCACACACAAGGAAATTGACCATGAACGATGCATACATGCTGAAAATAATCAATCGATATGCATCAATTGGCATTCAGTAGCATGCTCCCGTTCGATCTTCAACGCATTGATGGATTATTTCACTATTTTTCGCGGAATCCCATGAACTGATCGATGCACTATTTGGTTTTTCAATCAAAGCAATAGAACAGCTGGCGACAATAACTCAGCACCCAGCGGTTCAAGACGCGCGAATCGCCGGCGATGATAAACTCAACATCGCCACGACGACTCCCCGGCACGCAGCAACATCAATCTTGGTGGTGGCCTCGCCGAGGACGCACGGACAAGCGCGGACATCTTCACGGCATTGGCGCACGGCGACGCGCGTGCTACCTGGCCAACAGCCAACAGGCGGGGCTGATAGAAGGCTTACGGCCGTGGCGCGACTATCTGCATCTGCAACGGCGGCTATTCACATTTCGCGTCCGCGAAAGAGGACCATCAGGTACAGCCGACGGCGCGCTCCATGGCTACCGATTAGCCGTGCAGAAGCGTGGCGGCATCTTCCTGGCGCACGCGGACTCGCGGTTGGCGTTGCACTCACCAGCGACAACCACTCCTGGCGCGGGGCGACCAGGGCCCCAGCGCGTCGTAGCGGCGGAGGCGGTTCCTAGTCCGCACGCAGCCCTCGCCTCTGGCGGAGGCTCCCTCCAGCACGGCCGAACCATACCGGACGGCGGTGGCCAAGGGCCTGCACGGCACTGCTTCACCCTTGGGGCAGCGGCGGATGTCGGCGACCATCAGCCCAAAGGCGACGACGGACGACGAGCTCCTAATTCACATCTTTTTGATGCGGCTGCTCGTCGCCTATGATGTCGTACAGCCAACGGCGGCCGCTCCATGCGGACTCACCGCAGCGACGCCTCGGCCTCCTGCGTGTTGGGGGCGGCGATCCACGGACAGCgaccggcggccggcggtggtgTGGCCGGCAGCCACGGCCGAAGGGGATCATGGGGGAGCGATTTCCCTTATCCGTTCCCAGGGGCGGTGGGGCTGGGCTGGCCAAACCGGCTGGATTGGCCAACGCCCAAGCGCTGGCCCGCCTAAAAAAAAGCAGAATCGAAAAAGAGTGGCCTCAGCCACTGTATTGGGCTATAAATTCAGCCCAGTATGCTATATTTTTCGTGTTATCTTTTCTGAATAAGCTTTCAGCTGTTCAGTTTTTTTTATATAATGTGTTTGTTAGAAATTTCAAACACGTCGGCGGAACCGTTAGCATCTCCATTATTCTTATAGAATATGGAATTTGCTTGCAAATTTGGAAAATATCAGGTAGCAAAGTGTATGACACTTGcataactatgtcaagtttataaTTGTCAATTAGAAGGTAATTGATATGTGGCATCTACTACTTAACTGTAGATTATGCACCGTTACCTTAAGGTCTAAATTATGTCATTATGACATAATgatcccttcaattttgcacacaACTTATGGATTGCATGATGGCAATGAATTTATTTCGTTCTCAACTGTGAGGTCTACACTGATTATCTTCAATGTGTTTTAATTAACACAAGGTTGAAAAAGCTCCATAAGAGTGAGGTCTACACTACTTAGTAGTGATTATCTTCATGTGTTTCAAGCAAAAATGAAGGCAATAGTTATGTCATAGTATCATAGCAATGAAATAATTTTTGTTTATATGATGTCTACACATCTGGTGACTACCTTGATGAAGTTTTTCCAAATGCTTTGCAACTTCATAGCATTTGTCATTGGTTGTGACTTTAGTATCACGTACTCCATCAAATGTGGAACCAAGACATTGGCGACGATAACATCGCCATGTTATGCTCTGAAGAGAATTATGCAAAATACTTGCATAATTTGGTGATTACCTTCCATGGAAACACAACTTATGAGACGCCATCATAGCTACGAATTAATTTTCAGGCACAACTGAGAGGTTTAACACCATTTTGTGGTGATTACCTTCATGTGTTATAAATAACATAAGGTTGTGGAGGCTATGATCGATGAGAATGTCCATAAGAGTGAGGCACCACTAGGTGGTTGACTACCTCCATGTGTTTTAAGGAAATTAAAGGTTTGTCCCTTTTGAGGTGACTAACTTTAATTTGAAGATCTACACCACATTATGGTGTTCTTATGGAAGGCTTTACATATGGGTCACTACGAATCACCATGACCATGATTATGCTCAGCCATAGCATTTTTATCCTACTTAATTTACTGATGGTAAATTAACGCATGAACATTCCATGCATCATATGGCTGACCTTTCTTGAAAGGTAGTGCGATGAGATGACATTATGTGGGAGTAATCATTTAACACGGGTCCTGCACATTGATGATTTTGTTGACCCGTGGCCATGTCGCCACAGACACTCCACGTAATGTCATGGCTATTTATAAGATAGCATAATCGCAATGACTCAATTCTCAAATTGAGTATTTAAATGGATGGTGAATACCCATTGTCCCTTTTGGGACCCCCCTAAGGACATATATTGTTATAAGCATCACACGAATGGCTATTGATTCGTGTTTGGGACTGCAAGtccgttaaggcttataagtcttTTTGTCTATAGATCAACATTGGGTTGAGATTATATGATAAGGCAATTTCAGATACATATCTGATTGTAAGACCTTACTGCACTCTACATTCTCCTATTATGGTAAATATAAACATCATTTTTATTTCAGGGCGAAAATATGATGAACTTCTTATGAAGGATCGTCATGTTCAATGGGTGTTATATCATTGCCTGAAATTCATGCTTGCGCTCTTAGTGCTAACAAATTTAGTGGTTAAAAACCACGGAGAGTTAAATGTAAAGTGAAGGCAAAATGACAAATAAAAATAGATTATATATCTCAAAAGGGAATGGATCATTCAAGAGAATGACCGCAATGACGACTCTCAAGTTTGTCAAAGGGGTGGTAGTACGAAATATCGTACAAATGGTTACCAATATGTCAAGTATTGGATTGTATCATACCACCAACTCCTTATCGGAGAAGGCAAATGAGTTCAATGGGATAAGATTGAAGTTCAACTTCAAAGGAACAACCAGAAAATATTCTGGCATTGTAGAAGGAAAATGGCTCCTTcacaatgatgatatgcttgtggATGATTATTCCCAAGATGTCCTGGAGATCTCGCTTAGTCTCCTGGTTATCCCAGATATCATTAGCCTATTATTGTACTACTACATGTAGTATAATTTGCAACATCTTGTCCCGAGGACATGATAGTTCAGAAAATTGAGTGTATGAATCATTTCATACTCAATTTTGTTGCGTACACATTAATTTTTCCTCCTTATCACCATGGTATGGGAAGTTAGAGAAATTATTGACA contains:
- the LOC124661696 gene encoding probable glutamate carboxypeptidase LAMP1, with amino-acid sequence MSGHTKQQQPLLLSPALAAGSGMGRRRYLTFLVIAMALVASYHLLQAPTPPSRYHALFLTLGSNSSASAHLRALTLRPHVAGTEANAAAAEYVRAALASLSFPTRVTPYSVLLSYPAHRSLSLSAGPGLPNNFFSLVQETYPGDPYAAAAAEVIPTYFAYSGSGSVAAEVVYANYGEKSDYAYLASQGVDVAGKVVLARYGDIHCEDMVRNARAAGAAAALIYTDAKDFGGPGAKGKRKWFPDTRWLPPSGVQVGTLYYGNGDPTTPMWPSCAAGEDCERLSMEELDGSEAMPGIPALPISGRDGETIQKAMGGGVAPPEWQGAEGAPVYRIGPGPAVLNLTYIGNETLATIENVFAVIEGREEPDRYVIIGNHRDAWTFGAVDPNSGTAAMLEIAERLSKLEKKGWRPRRTIIVCSWDAEEFALIGSTEWAEENMDILGSRAIAYLNVDISVFGPGGLMPRATPQLDELIKEASRMVPDPDDPSHTLYDALIRNDPPITRVAGAGTDFAAFVQYIGIPSLDMSYGLFSEYPVYHSLYDDYVWMERFGDPLFHRHVALASVWGLIALRLADDEIIPFNYVSYASELVESSKVVEDGCPGCPVSFTPLHKSIKQLEKAATKILTEKKVLQSQKWGLNSRERTLKAREINDRLMMAERAFTNREGLVGRPWYKHMIYASSDQDDWGTKAFPGIVSAIANANKLNTSESWRVLQHEIYRGARAVSKASAVLDGRLT